In Williamsia phyllosphaerae, the DNA window AGTTCGACGAGACCATCCGCGCCAGCCACCACGAGGGCATGGACAAGGTCGGCGACGACGTCGGCACCCCGACCATCCACATCAACAACGTCGCGTTCTTCGGACCGGTGCTGTCGCGCATCCCGCGCGGTGACGACGCCGGACGGGTCTGGGACGGCGCGGTGCTGCTCTCGAGCTACCCTCACTTCTACGAGCTCAAGCGCAGCCGCAACGAGAACCCGCAGTTCGACTGAGCACCGCACAGGCCGACGCGCATGACGAGATGACAGAATGGTCGTCATGCGCGTTTACCTGGGTGCCGACCACGCCGGCTTTGAACTCAAGAACCTGATCGCCGACCACCTGAAGGCGGCGGGACACGACGTCACCGACTGTGGTGCCCATGCCTACGACGCACTCGACGACTACCCGGCGTTCTGCGTCGCCGCCGCCGCCGCGACGGTGGCCGATCCCGGCAGCCTGGGAATCGTGTTGGGCGGCAGCGGGAACGGCGAACAGATCGCGGCCAACAAGGTCCCGGGCGCCCGCTGCGCGCTCGCGTGGAGTGTAGAGACCGCGCAACTCGCGCGGCAGCACAACAACGCGCAGCTGATCGGTATCGGCGGGCGGATGCACACCACCGAGCAGGCCCTGGCCATCGTCGACGCGTTCTTGTCGACCGCGTGGTCCGACGAGCCGCGCCACCAGCGCCGCATCGACATCCTCGCCGAGTACGAGCGAACGGGACAGGCCCCCGCCCTGCCCGCGAACTGAGGGCGGATGCCCGAGGGTCACACGATCCACCGACTGGCTCGACTGCACCACCGCCGCTATCGCGGACAGGCGCTGCGCGTCAGCAGTCCCCAGGGTCGTTTCGTCGACGAGGCGAGCGCCCTCGACGGTCAGGTGTTCCGCGCCGCGGAGGCCTGGGGCAAGCATCTGCTGCATCACTACGATTCCGGTGCGATGGTGCACATCCACCTCGGGTTGTACGGCAAGTTCTCCGACGTGAAGGCGCCGATGCCCGCGCCGGTGGGTCAGGTGCGGTTGCGGATCGAGGGCGACGATCACGGCGGTGACCTCCGTGGGCCGACCGCCTGCGAGATGTACACCCCGGAGGATCTCGACGCATTGGTCGCCCGCCTCGGCCCGGACCCGTTGCGCAAAGACGCCGATCCGGACAAGGCCTTTCGGCGGATCCACAAGTCCAAGCGCGCCCTGGGCGCGATGCTCATGGATCAGAAGATCGTCGCCGGGATCGGCAACGTGTACCGCGCCGAGGTCCTCTTCCGCGCGGGAGTGCACCCGATGCGGATCGGCACCGCAGTCGACCACGATGTGTGGCAACGGATGTGGCGCGACACCGTCGAACTGATGGATGTGGGCGTCCGCAAGGGGAAGATCATCACGATCCGCCCGGACGACGACCACGGCGTGCGGGGACCGCGTGGGCGACCGCGAAGCTACGTCTATCGGCGGCGCGGTGAGCCGTGTCGGGTCTGCGGGAACACGATCCTCGGGGAGATCATGGAGGGACGCAATCTCTTCTGGTGTCCCAGCTGCCAACCCGACTGACACCTCCCCGCCGCGGTTTCGCAGAGAATCCTCAGGGTTGCGGCCGTCGATCTCTCAGGTACACGGGCGATGATCGGGCCATGACCACAGTGACCGTTCTGGCCGTCGGCGGGACCGGCGAGTCCTTCCCCGACGACCCCCGCACCGACGTCACCGGTCTGCTCGCCGGTGTGACCGACCGGCTCGACGACCGCTTCTGGAGTCGGTGGGTGGGGTATCCGTCCAGCTACGGCCCGGTGCCCGTACGCCAGGGCATGAGCTTCGCCGCCAGCGTCGCGGTGGGCGCGGCCGAGCTGCTATCGGTGATCGCGGAGACACCGGGACCGATCATGCTGATCGGGTACTCCCAGGGCTGCGTCGTCGTCCGGGAGGCGCTGGACGCGGACGGTGTCGATCCCTCGGACGTCGCCCGGGTGATCGGGATCGGTCTCGTCGCCGACCCGCACCAGCCGCCGGGCGTCGTGGACGGGTGCGCGGGCTCCGGTGTCGCGGGTCCGGGACGAGACCTCCCCGACGGGGTCGCCACGCTGTGGATCGCCGATCCCGCAGACATGATCTGCAATGCCGACGCCGACTCGCTGGTGCGCGACGTCGCCGACCTGACCGGGGCGTTGTCGCTCGGCGACCTCGTCGGATGGCTGCGCCGAACCTGGGAGACCCTGCGACGCAACGCCTTCCAGAACGCCGCCCGTACCTCGATCCGACCCCGGCAGTGGCGGCGCGACCTCACCCGGTTGCGGCGACTGGTGCTCGACGTCCTCGGCTACCTGCCCGCCCTGATCGTGATCGGGGGATTGCGGGTCCGCAACCGCCGCGGCGGCCGTCACACCGCGTACGCGTCCGAACCGCTGGGCGGCCGCGGTGACCACCCCGGCGTGGTCGTACTCGCCAAGTGGCTCCAGGTGCAGGCCACGTTCGCCACCGGTATGACGTCCGACGCCGCCTGAGGGCTGCGGATCGGCGCACTGGCGTATCCGCCGGAATTCACCCGCTCGACATGTGCGCATGTCCGGCGTGGGTGAGACTGATGCCAGTTGCGCCGATGTCGCGCGGGAAGCGGAGTTGAACTGTGGATCATTACGACCTGGTTGTGATCGGTTCGGGCCCGGCCGGGCAGAAAGCGGCCATCGCGGCCGCCAAACTCGGCAAGAGCGCGGCCGTGGTGGAACGACGGGACATGGTGGGCGGGGTGTGCATCAACACCGGCACCGTCCCGTCGAAGACGATGCGCGAGGCCGTGCTCTACCTGACCGGCCTGAGTCAGCGAGAGCTCTACGGTCAGTCCTACCGACTCAAGCACGACATCACCGTCACCGACCTGTCGGCGCGCACCGCGCACGTGGTCAACAAGGAGATCGACGTCATCCAGAGCCAACTCACCCGCAACCGGGTGGCGTTGCTGATCGGTAGCGCCAGATTCACCGGCTCGCACGAGATCTCGATCGACGGTCCGGACGGCGAGCGCAAGGTCATCACCGCCGACCACATCGTGATCGCCGTCGGGACCCGCCCGGCGCGACCGTCCTCGGTGGAGTTCGACGGCGCGACCATCGTCGACTCCGACCAGATCCTGGGGATGAGTCACGTCCCGCAGTCGATGGTGGTCGTGGGCGCCGGCGTCATCGGGATCGAGTACGCGTCGATGTTCGCCGCCCTCGGTACCAAGGTGACCGTGGTCGAGAAGCGCGCGAACATGTTGGAGTTCTGCGACCGTGAGATCGTCGAGGCCCTGCAGTACCAACTGCGCGAACGCGGTGTGACGTTCCGCTTCTCCGAGTCGGTCAAGACCGTGGAGAAACACCCCGGGGGAACCCTCACGATCCTCGAGTCGGGCAAGAAGATCCCGGCCGACACCGTCTTGTATTCCGCAGGCCGACAGGGGGTCACCGACGAACTCGACGTCGCGAAGG includes these proteins:
- a CDS encoding ribose-5-phosphate isomerase, whose protein sequence is MRVYLGADHAGFELKNLIADHLKAAGHDVTDCGAHAYDALDDYPAFCVAAAAATVADPGSLGIVLGGSGNGEQIAANKVPGARCALAWSVETAQLARQHNNAQLIGIGGRMHTTEQALAIVDAFLSTAWSDEPRHQRRIDILAEYERTGQAPALPAN
- a CDS encoding Fpg/Nei family DNA glycosylase; the encoded protein is MPEGHTIHRLARLHHRRYRGQALRVSSPQGRFVDEASALDGQVFRAAEAWGKHLLHHYDSGAMVHIHLGLYGKFSDVKAPMPAPVGQVRLRIEGDDHGGDLRGPTACEMYTPEDLDALVARLGPDPLRKDADPDKAFRRIHKSKRALGAMLMDQKIVAGIGNVYRAEVLFRAGVHPMRIGTAVDHDVWQRMWRDTVELMDVGVRKGKIITIRPDDDHGVRGPRGRPRSYVYRRRGEPCRVCGNTILGEIMEGRNLFWCPSCQPD
- a CDS encoding PE-PPE domain-containing protein: MTTVTVLAVGGTGESFPDDPRTDVTGLLAGVTDRLDDRFWSRWVGYPSSYGPVPVRQGMSFAASVAVGAAELLSVIAETPGPIMLIGYSQGCVVVREALDADGVDPSDVARVIGIGLVADPHQPPGVVDGCAGSGVAGPGRDLPDGVATLWIADPADMICNADADSLVRDVADLTGALSLGDLVGWLRRTWETLRRNAFQNAARTSIRPRQWRRDLTRLRRLVLDVLGYLPALIVIGGLRVRNRRGGRHTAYASEPLGGRGDHPGVVVLAKWLQVQATFATGMTSDAA
- the sthA gene encoding Si-specific NAD(P)(+) transhydrogenase; translated protein: MDHYDLVVIGSGPAGQKAAIAAAKLGKSAAVVERRDMVGGVCINTGTVPSKTMREAVLYLTGLSQRELYGQSYRLKHDITVTDLSARTAHVVNKEIDVIQSQLTRNRVALLIGSARFTGSHEISIDGPDGERKVITADHIVIAVGTRPARPSSVEFDGATIVDSDQILGMSHVPQSMVVVGAGVIGIEYASMFAALGTKVTVVEKRANMLEFCDREIVEALQYQLRERGVTFRFSESVKTVEKHPGGTLTILESGKKIPADTVLYSAGRQGVTDELDVAKAGLQGNERGRLEVNENFQTEVEHIYAVGDVIGFPALAATSMEQGRRAAYHAFGEPAGDVDPIQPIGIYAIPEVSFVGKTEDELTAENVPFEVGVARYRELARGAIMGDSYGMLKLLVHATDRSLLGVHVFGSNAAELVHIGQTVMGCGGTVDYLVGAVFNYPTLAEGYKVAALDAVNKMRAISRVTGAGNGHDLGAE